Proteins encoded in a region of the Streptomyces sp. PCS3-D2 genome:
- a CDS encoding NUDIX domain-containing protein encodes MARTEYYDDPHAPEPNSMVVAASAVVTDDQGRILMQRRRDNDLWALPGGGMDLTDSLPGTAVREVKEETGLDVEITGLVGTYTDPKHIIEYSDGEVRRQFNVCFTARIVGGTLAISDESTELRFVAPAELGALPMHHTQRLRVQHFLASRPAPYLG; translated from the coding sequence ATGGCCCGGACCGAGTACTACGACGATCCCCATGCTCCCGAGCCCAACAGCATGGTCGTGGCAGCCTCAGCCGTCGTCACGGACGACCAGGGCCGCATCCTGATGCAACGGCGCCGCGACAACGATCTGTGGGCTCTCCCCGGCGGCGGGATGGACCTCACGGACTCCCTCCCCGGAACGGCCGTCCGAGAGGTCAAGGAGGAGACGGGCCTCGACGTGGAGATTACGGGACTGGTCGGCACCTACACGGACCCGAAGCACATCATCGAGTACAGCGACGGCGAGGTCCGCCGCCAGTTCAACGTCTGCTTCACGGCCCGCATTGTCGGGGGCACGCTGGCGATCTCGGACGAGAGCACGGAACTCCGCTTCGTGGCGCCGGCTGAGCTGGGAGCCTTGCCCATGCACCACACCCAACGCCTGCGAGTACAGCACTTCTTGGCGAGCCGACCCGCCCCATACCTCGGTTAA
- a CDS encoding helix-turn-helix domain-containing protein, translating into MQNERLRALMASGGWTHASLASATGVDPKSVERWVNLGRTPRRATALLAAETLGEDVHALWPALRQARAARSVSPELVALYDQRADLPVSVFVELLTTARERIDVLVYAAVFLHEAYPRLNDLLRERAADGCTVRIAIGDADSETVRQRGQEERFGHGIESRCRLALMHYRPLADVPGIELRTHSTTLYNSLYRADDEVLVNAHVWGVNAYGAPVWHLRRHEAGGMFDTYADSFNAVWETARPVEE; encoded by the coding sequence ATGCAGAACGAGCGGTTAAGGGCCCTGATGGCATCCGGCGGCTGGACTCATGCATCGCTGGCGAGCGCCACGGGCGTCGATCCGAAGAGCGTCGAACGCTGGGTCAACCTCGGACGCACCCCACGGCGGGCAACGGCGCTGTTGGCTGCCGAGACGCTGGGCGAGGACGTCCACGCATTGTGGCCGGCGCTGAGACAGGCCCGTGCCGCGCGGTCCGTCAGTCCCGAACTGGTGGCGCTGTACGACCAGCGAGCGGACCTTCCCGTCTCCGTGTTCGTGGAGTTGCTGACGACAGCTCGCGAGCGGATCGACGTGCTGGTCTACGCAGCGGTGTTCCTGCACGAGGCGTATCCCCGCCTGAACGACCTCCTTCGGGAACGCGCGGCGGACGGCTGCACGGTCCGGATTGCCATCGGTGACGCCGACAGCGAGACCGTCAGGCAGCGTGGACAGGAAGAGAGATTCGGGCACGGCATCGAATCCCGCTGCCGTCTCGCCCTCATGCACTACCGGCCCCTGGCCGACGTGCCCGGCATCGAGCTGCGAACGCACAGCACGACCCTCTACAACAGCCTGTACCGGGCGGACGACGAAGTCTTGGTCAACGCCCACGTCTGGGGCGTGAACGCGTACGGTGCGCCCGTGTGGCACCTTCGCCGTCACGAAGCCGGGGGCATGTTCGACACCTACGCCGACAGCTTCAACGCGGTGTGGGAGACGGCCCGTCCCGTAGAGGAGTGA
- a CDS encoding 1-aminocyclopropane-1-carboxylate deaminase/D-cysteine desulfhydrase — protein sequence MNRPPNLDVLLQPRPPSPLQEIHDERFERHGVRLLLKRDDLIHTTIPWDTDLFGPVDLYPPGNKWRKLAPNLRAALQAGHDRLVTFGGAYSNHLRATAAAGRLTGLGTVGIVRGDELAGRPLNASLARCAADGMRLHFVSRSRYRAKADPQARALLLDEAGASGAYVVPEGGSNALALSGCAELGRELRGVTDVVAVACGTGGTLAGLAAGLAPGQRALGVPVLAGGFLSGEIRSLQTEAYGGPVGDWSLAEDFHHGGYARVPAALESFAADFGSRHGFPVERIYVAKLLWAVTALTEAGAFPPGTSVTAVITGRP from the coding sequence GTGAATCGCCCCCCGAACCTTGACGTGCTCTTGCAGCCCCGCCCGCCGTCCCCGTTGCAGGAGATCCATGACGAGCGGTTCGAGCGGCACGGAGTCCGCCTGCTGCTGAAGCGGGACGACCTGATCCACACCACCATTCCGTGGGACACGGATCTGTTTGGACCAGTGGACCTGTACCCTCCGGGCAACAAGTGGCGCAAGCTCGCGCCCAACCTGCGCGCCGCCCTGCAGGCGGGGCACGACCGGCTCGTCACCTTCGGCGGGGCGTACTCCAACCACCTGCGGGCCACCGCTGCCGCCGGGCGGCTGACGGGCCTCGGGACGGTCGGCATCGTGCGCGGGGACGAGCTGGCCGGACGGCCCCTGAACGCATCCCTCGCCCGGTGCGCGGCGGACGGCATGCGCCTGCACTTCGTCTCCCGTTCGCGCTACCGCGCCAAGGCCGACCCGCAGGCACGGGCCCTGCTGCTGGACGAGGCGGGCGCGAGCGGGGCGTACGTCGTCCCGGAAGGCGGCAGCAACGCCCTCGCCCTCTCCGGCTGCGCGGAGCTGGGCCGCGAGCTCCGCGGCGTGACCGACGTGGTGGCGGTGGCCTGCGGCACCGGCGGCACCCTGGCGGGGCTGGCCGCGGGGCTGGCCCCGGGGCAGCGGGCGCTGGGCGTTCCCGTCCTGGCGGGCGGCTTCCTGTCGGGGGAGATACGTTCCCTCCAGACGGAGGCGTACGGCGGCCCGGTCGGCGACTGGTCCTTGGCGGAGGACTTCCACCACGGCGGCTACGCCCGCGTCCCGGCCGCCCTGGAGTCCTTCGCCGCCGACTTCGGCTCCCGCCACGGCTTCCCGGTGGAACGCATCTACGTGGCCAAACTCCTGTGGGCCGTGACCGCCCTGACCGAGGCGGGCGCCTTCCCGCCCGGTACGTCGGTCACCGCCGTCATCACGGGCCGGCCGTAG
- a CDS encoding Na+/H+ antiporter encodes MEVLQLVALVAGSAAVAGLARRTPVPAPLLLVAAGLAASYVPGVPDYTLDPHIVLPLLLPPLLYTAAVDSSYLDLRANIRPIAMLSVGYVLFATLVVGYAAYLVVPGLSLPVALVLGAVVAPPDAVAATAIARRLGLPNRLTTILQGESLVNDATAITVYKVALAAAVGMSAGWAGGIAEFLVASVGGIGVGLLLMVPIHQLRKRMKEPLLQNTLSLLIPFVAYAAAERVHASGVLAVVVVALYLGHRNWQVDFATRLQEEAVWKMVAFILESVVFALIGLQLAVVLTGLGEYRGMEAAWYAIAVFLVVVVARFVWVFPATFVPRALSQRIRDREPDTDWKSPVIVGWAGMRGVVSLAIAFSVPISVQNRNLILFLTFTTVIGTLVVQGLTLPPLIRVLKLPPRDVQAETLAEAQAQSQASRAAEERLAELLEEPENSTLPPPLADRLRTVLERRRNAVWERLGEVNPLTGESADDIYRRLAGEMIEAEREVFVALRDDRRIDDEMLRVLLRRLDLEEAAAYREST; translated from the coding sequence ATGGAGGTATTGCAGCTGGTGGCCCTCGTCGCGGGCAGTGCGGCCGTGGCGGGACTCGCCCGGCGCACGCCGGTGCCCGCGCCGCTCCTGCTGGTCGCCGCCGGGTTGGCCGCCTCGTACGTCCCGGGCGTGCCGGACTACACGCTCGACCCGCACATCGTCCTGCCACTGCTGCTCCCGCCGCTGCTGTACACGGCCGCGGTGGACAGCTCGTACCTGGACCTGCGCGCCAACATCAGGCCGATCGCGATGCTGTCGGTCGGCTACGTGCTCTTCGCGACGCTCGTCGTCGGGTACGCCGCGTACCTGGTGGTGCCCGGGCTGTCCCTGCCGGTGGCGCTGGTGCTGGGCGCGGTGGTCGCGCCGCCCGACGCGGTCGCCGCCACCGCGATCGCCCGCAGGCTGGGACTGCCGAACCGGCTGACGACCATCCTTCAGGGTGAGTCCCTCGTCAACGACGCCACCGCGATCACCGTCTACAAGGTGGCGCTGGCGGCGGCGGTCGGGATGAGCGCGGGCTGGGCGGGCGGCATCGCGGAGTTCCTGGTGGCCTCGGTGGGCGGGATCGGTGTCGGCCTGCTGCTCATGGTGCCGATCCACCAGCTGCGCAAACGGATGAAGGAGCCCCTGCTCCAGAACACCCTCTCGCTGCTGATCCCCTTCGTGGCGTACGCGGCGGCCGAGCGGGTGCACGCCTCCGGAGTGCTGGCCGTGGTGGTGGTCGCCCTGTACCTCGGGCACCGCAACTGGCAGGTCGACTTCGCCACCCGGCTCCAGGAGGAGGCGGTGTGGAAGATGGTCGCCTTCATCCTGGAGTCGGTCGTCTTCGCGCTGATCGGCCTGCAGTTGGCGGTGGTCCTCACGGGGCTGGGCGAGTACCGGGGCATGGAGGCGGCCTGGTACGCGATCGCCGTCTTCCTCGTGGTGGTGGTGGCCCGCTTCGTATGGGTGTTCCCGGCGACCTTCGTGCCGCGTGCGCTGTCGCAGCGGATCCGGGACCGGGAGCCGGACACCGACTGGAAGTCCCCGGTCATCGTGGGCTGGGCCGGGATGCGGGGCGTGGTCTCGCTGGCCATCGCCTTCTCCGTGCCGATCTCGGTGCAGAACCGGAACCTGATCCTCTTCCTGACCTTCACCACCGTCATCGGCACGCTGGTGGTGCAGGGGCTGACGCTGCCGCCGCTGATCAGGGTGCTGAAGCTGCCGCCGAGGGACGTGCAGGCCGAGACGCTGGCGGAGGCGCAGGCGCAGAGCCAGGCCTCGCGGGCGGCGGAGGAGCGGCTGGCGGAGTTGCTGGAGGAGCCGGAGAACTCCACGCTGCCGCCGCCGCTGGCGGACCGGCTGCGGACGGTGCTGGAGAGGCGGCGCAACGCCGTGTGGGAACGGCTGGGGGAGGTCAATCCGCTGACGGGGGAGTCCGCGGACGACATCTACCGCCGGCTCGCGGGGGAGATGATCGAGGCCGAGCGGGAGGTCTTCGTCGCACTGCGGGACGACCGGCGGATCGACGACGAGATGCTGCGGGTGCTGCTGCGCAGGCTGGACCTGGAGGAGGCGGCGGCGTACCGCGAGTCGACGTAG
- a CDS encoding UBP-type zinc finger domain-containing protein, whose translation MSECTHVAELPRPEPVPSAQTCAECLAVGSHPVQLRMCLGCGHVACCDSSPFRHATAHHGETGHPVMRSFEPGETWRWCFVDGSIV comes from the coding sequence ATGAGCGAGTGCACCCACGTTGCCGAACTGCCGCGCCCCGAGCCGGTCCCGTCTGCACAGACCTGTGCCGAATGTCTGGCCGTCGGCAGCCACCCGGTGCAGCTGCGGATGTGCCTGGGGTGCGGCCACGTGGCGTGCTGCGATTCCTCGCCGTTCCGGCACGCGACGGCGCACCACGGCGAGACCGGCCATCCCGTCATGCGGAGCTTCGAGCCGGGCGAGACCTGGCGGTGGTGCTTCGTGGACGGTTCGATCGTCTGA
- a CDS encoding anti-sigma regulatory factor produces MSQIAGEPGTQDFVEVRLPAAGAYLSVLRTATAGLAARLDFTLDEIEDLRIAVDEACAILLQQAVPGSVLSCVFRLIDDSLEVTVSAPTTDGRAPERDTFAWTVLSALAGKVEATVEENQTVSISLYKQRGAGPGPA; encoded by the coding sequence GTGTCCCAGATCGCAGGCGAGCCCGGGACTCAGGACTTCGTGGAAGTCCGGCTGCCCGCTGCGGGTGCCTACCTGTCGGTGCTGCGGACGGCCACGGCCGGTCTCGCGGCACGTTTGGACTTCACCCTCGACGAGATCGAGGACCTCCGCATCGCGGTGGACGAAGCCTGCGCGATCCTGCTCCAGCAGGCCGTGCCGGGCTCCGTCCTCAGTTGCGTCTTCCGGCTGATCGACGATTCGCTGGAGGTGACGGTCTCGGCGCCGACCACGGACGGACGCGCGCCGGAGCGCGACACGTTCGCCTGGACGGTCCTGTCGGCACTGGCCGGCAAGGTCGAGGCCACGGTCGAGGAGAACCAGACGGTGAGCATCAGCCTGTACAAACAACGCGGCGCGGGGCCAGGCCCGGCGTGA
- a CDS encoding RNA polymerase sigma factor SigF, whose protein sequence is MPVRGGDRPRVRHEVDGGIPEQQHARPHPADVDAEDGFLDSAERRAGPMSENQHDQSQPAQPPEAASPAPAAGFPVSSAPAALPDPRDRSSARALFVELRALPDGSPEKAELRNRLVRMHLPLVEHLARRFRNRGEPLDDLTQVATIGLIKSVDRFDPDRGVEFSTYATPTVVGEIKRHFRDKGWAVRVPRRLQELRLSLTTATAELSQQHGRSPTVHELAERLGISEEEVLEGLESANAYSTLSLDVPDTDDESPAVADTLGAEDEALEGVEYRESLKPLLEGLPPREKRILLLRFFGNMTQSQIAQEVGISQMHVSRLLARTLAQLREKLLVEE, encoded by the coding sequence ATCCCGGTGCGGGGCGGGGATCGGCCCCGGGTACGGCACGAGGTCGACGGCGGCATCCCGGAGCAGCAGCACGCCCGGCCGCACCCGGCTGACGTGGATGCGGAAGACGGCTTTTTGGACTCGGCGGAGCGACGGGCGGGCCCTATGAGCGAGAACCAGCACGACCAATCACAGCCGGCACAGCCACCGGAGGCCGCTTCGCCGGCCCCGGCGGCGGGGTTCCCGGTGTCTTCGGCGCCTGCGGCGCTGCCCGATCCGCGCGACCGCAGCAGCGCGCGGGCCCTGTTCGTCGAGCTGCGGGCGCTGCCCGACGGCTCGCCGGAGAAGGCGGAGCTGCGCAACCGGCTCGTACGGATGCACCTGCCCCTGGTCGAGCACCTGGCGCGGCGCTTCCGCAACCGCGGGGAGCCGCTCGACGACCTGACCCAGGTCGCGACGATCGGCCTGATCAAGTCGGTGGACCGGTTCGACCCGGACCGCGGGGTCGAGTTCTCCACGTATGCCACGCCCACGGTGGTCGGCGAGATCAAGCGCCACTTCCGGGACAAGGGCTGGGCGGTTCGGGTGCCCCGGCGTCTGCAGGAACTGCGGCTGTCGCTGACGACGGCCACGGCCGAGCTGTCCCAGCAGCACGGGCGCTCCCCGACGGTGCACGAGCTGGCCGAGCGGCTGGGTATCTCCGAGGAGGAGGTGCTGGAGGGTCTGGAATCGGCCAATGCCTACAGCACGCTCTCCCTGGACGTCCCGGACACCGACGACGAGTCGCCGGCGGTCGCGGACACCCTGGGCGCGGAGGACGAGGCCCTGGAGGGCGTCGAATACCGCGAGTCCCTGAAACCGCTGCTGGAGGGGCTGCCTCCGCGTGAGAAGCGGATCCTGCTGCTGCGGTTCTTCGGCAACATGACGCAGTCGCAGATCGCGCAGGAGGTCGGCATCTCCCAGATGCACGTCTCCCGGCTCCTGGCCCGCACCCTGGCCCAGCTCCGCGAGAAGCTCCTCGTCGAGGAATGA
- a CDS encoding diacylglycerol kinase family protein: MRALLVANPAATTTSARTRDVLIHALASEMKLEAVTTEYRGHARDLGRKAAHEGLDLVVALGGDGTVNEVVNGLLHNGPDPDRLPRLAVVPGGSTNVFARALGLPNDAVEATGALLDALREKRERTVGLGLAAGTPGTQDESVPARWFTFCAGFGFDAGVVGRVEQQRERGKRSTHALYVRQLMRQFWEEPNRRHGTVTLERPGADPVKDLVLSIVCNTSPWTFLGNRPLYASPEASFDTALDVLALNRLSTPAVARYATQLLTSTPERGPRGKHAVSLHDLTDFTLHSKVPLPFQMDGDHLGLRTSVRFTGVRRALRVIV, encoded by the coding sequence ATGCGTGCACTTCTCGTGGCCAACCCAGCAGCGACGACCACCAGTGCGCGCACGCGCGACGTCCTGATCCACGCCCTGGCCAGCGAGATGAAGCTGGAGGCGGTCACCACCGAGTACCGCGGGCACGCCCGGGACCTGGGGCGCAAGGCCGCGCACGAGGGGCTGGACCTGGTGGTCGCCCTGGGGGGCGACGGCACGGTCAACGAGGTGGTGAACGGGCTCCTGCACAACGGGCCCGATCCGGACCGGCTACCCCGGCTCGCGGTGGTCCCCGGCGGCTCCACCAACGTGTTCGCCCGCGCCCTGGGACTGCCGAACGACGCGGTCGAGGCGACGGGCGCACTGCTGGACGCCTTGCGCGAGAAGCGGGAGCGGACAGTCGGCCTGGGGCTCGCGGCGGGGACCCCCGGTACGCAGGACGAGTCGGTGCCGGCGCGTTGGTTCACCTTCTGCGCGGGTTTCGGGTTCGACGCGGGTGTCGTGGGGCGGGTCGAGCAGCAGCGGGAGCGCGGCAAGCGTTCGACGCACGCACTCTACGTACGACAACTGATGCGCCAGTTCTGGGAGGAGCCGAACCGCCGGCACGGGACGGTCACGCTGGAGCGCCCGGGAGCCGACCCGGTGAAGGACCTGGTGCTGTCCATAGTATGCAACACCTCACCGTGGACGTTTCTAGGGAATCGTCCGCTTTACGCCTCTCCGGAGGCATCGTTCGATACTGCGCTTGACGTACTGGCACTCAACCGTTTGTCAACTCCGGCCGTCGCTCGTTACGCGACACAGCTTCTGACCTCCACTCCTGAGCGGGGTCCACGCGGCAAGCATGCGGTGTCTCTGCACGATCTGACCGACTTCACCTTGCATTCGAAGGTTCCGCTCCCGTTCCAGATGGACGGCGATCACCTCGGGCTGCGCACCAGCGTTCGGTTCACAGGCGTACGCCGTGCACTGCGTGTGATTGTGTGA
- a CDS encoding WhiB family transcriptional regulator: MDWRHNAVCREEDPELFFPIGNTGPALLQIEEAKAVCRRCPVMEQCLQWALESGQDSGVWGGLSEDERRAMKRRAARNRARNASA; this comes from the coding sequence ATGGACTGGCGTCACAACGCCGTTTGCCGCGAGGAAGACCCGGAACTCTTCTTCCCCATCGGCAACACCGGTCCTGCGCTGCTGCAGATCGAGGAAGCCAAGGCCGTCTGCCGCCGTTGCCCCGTCATGGAGCAGTGCCTGCAGTGGGCGCTCGAGTCCGGTCAGGACTCCGGCGTCTGGGGCGGTCTCAGCGAGGACGAGCGCCGCGCCATGAAGCGCCGCGCCGCTCGCAACCGGGCGCGCAACGCCAGCGCCTGA
- a CDS encoding sensor histidine kinase has translation MNDLVRQHTALGETDLEWLHLLVSEWQLLSDLSFADLVLWVPTLDGTRYVSVAQMRPNTGPTSYQDDMVGHLVPRGRRPLLDAALDEGRIVREGDPEWREEVPVRVESIPVRREGRVLGVIARNTNLLTVRTPSRLELTYLQSASDLAQMIAAGAFPFPGQQVDMDASPRVGDGLIRLDADGVVTYASPNALSAYHRLGLASDLVGQDLGATTAELAPSRGPVDEALVKLASGWAPRETEVEGNGGVIQLRAIPLKPKGTRIGSLVLCRDVTELRRRERELITKDATIREIHHRVKNNLQTVAALLRLQARRMDSPQGREALNEAVRRVGSIAIVHETLSQNLDERVEFDEIADRVIAMVSEISPGKVDCRRTGRFGILDAEVATPLSMVLTEILQNALEHAFPQGERGTVEVAALRSGTGRKDGRLLITVLDDGNGLPEGFDPQRAGNLGLQIVRTLVEGELGGTFDMVRAEPRGTKVVLDLPSSPQK, from the coding sequence ATGAACGACCTCGTACGCCAGCACACCGCTCTCGGAGAAACCGACCTGGAGTGGCTCCACCTGCTGGTCTCGGAGTGGCAGCTGCTCTCCGACCTGTCCTTCGCCGACCTCGTGCTGTGGGTGCCCACCCTCGACGGCACCCGGTACGTCTCGGTCGCCCAGATGCGCCCGAACACCGGCCCGACCTCCTACCAGGACGACATGGTCGGCCACCTGGTGCCGCGAGGCCGCCGCCCACTGCTGGACGCCGCGCTCGACGAGGGCCGCATCGTGCGCGAGGGTGACCCGGAGTGGCGCGAGGAGGTGCCGGTCCGCGTCGAGTCGATCCCCGTCCGCCGCGAGGGCCGGGTACTCGGAGTGATCGCACGCAACACCAACCTGCTCACTGTGCGTACACCGAGCCGACTGGAGCTGACCTACCTCCAGTCCGCTTCGGACCTCGCGCAGATGATCGCGGCGGGCGCCTTCCCCTTCCCCGGCCAGCAGGTCGACATGGACGCCTCGCCGCGCGTCGGGGACGGCCTGATCCGGCTCGACGCCGACGGCGTGGTCACCTACGCCTCCCCGAACGCGCTCTCCGCCTACCACCGTCTCGGGCTCGCCTCCGACCTGGTCGGCCAGGACCTCGGCGCCACCACCGCCGAACTCGCCCCCTCCCGCGGCCCGGTCGACGAGGCACTGGTCAAGCTCGCCAGCGGTTGGGCCCCCCGCGAGACCGAGGTCGAGGGCAACGGCGGCGTCATCCAGCTGCGCGCCATCCCGCTCAAGCCGAAGGGGACCCGGATCGGCTCCCTGGTGCTCTGCCGTGACGTCACCGAACTGCGGCGTCGCGAGCGTGAACTGATCACGAAGGACGCGACCATCCGGGAGATCCACCACCGGGTGAAGAACAACCTCCAGACCGTGGCCGCGCTCCTGCGGCTCCAGGCCCGCCGGATGGATTCCCCCCAGGGCCGCGAGGCGCTCAACGAGGCGGTGCGCCGCGTCGGATCGATCGCGATCGTGCACGAGACGCTCTCTCAGAACCTCGACGAGCGCGTCGAGTTCGACGAGATCGCCGACCGCGTCATCGCGATGGTCTCGGAGATCTCCCCGGGCAAGGTCGACTGCCGGCGCACCGGCCGCTTCGGGATCCTGGACGCGGAGGTCGCCACCCCGCTGTCGATGGTGCTCACCGAGATCCTGCAGAACGCCCTGGAGCACGCCTTCCCCCAGGGCGAGCGGGGCACCGTGGAAGTGGCCGCCCTGCGCAGCGGAACCGGCCGCAAGGACGGGCGGCTGCTGATCACCGTGCTCGACGACGGCAACGGCCTGCCCGAGGGATTCGACCCCCAGCGGGCCGGCAATCTCGGACTGCAGATCGTACGGACCCTCGTGGAAGGGGAACTCGGCGGCACCTTCGACATGGTCCGGGCCGAGCCGCGTGGTACCAAGGTCGTCCTCGACCTGCCGTCCAGCCCGCAGAAGTAG